tataaaaaaacttttttttttgaaaaagtctaaatatttttattttattttatttttttgtcgttggaaaaaaaatatctaacctGATATAAAGCAGAGGTCCTATAGCCAGCAAAATAACAGATGTGGTGGTGAACAAGGACTCCACGTAAAcccatgtcaaaaaaaaaaaaaaaaaaaaaaataaaaaaaaaaaactgatcttACTTTGGAAAATTGCTCTGTCTCTCTAGAATGAATCGCAGTAATCAGCCCAGCAACATTTAAAAAGCAACATGTGCTTGACTTGAGATGTTTTCTTGACACCAAGATGTACAAATAGTCAAAGAACCTCATCCTTCAAATTACTAATATGTCATCCTCATCCGCGCTATAAAGGGCGGTGTGTCTGCCTGGTTTTATATAAAGTCCACTTGGGAGCTACATAGACAAGCAGATGCAATCTTCCACCTCTATGGAACGGTCACtgctcttctctcttttcttgctCTTCTCAGTATCCATCGTTGCCCAATCTACTGTCCCTTCAAATTCCACATTTAAGAAAGTCAATACTGGAGAGTGGGCGGAAGCCATTTCAGAGTACCGTTCAGATTTTCGTGCCCTGGACATCTCTACCTCCGTTTTCCAAGTTTGCTTTTATAACACCACCCCTAATGCATTCACTCTCGCAATACGTATGGGTACGAGGAGGTCACCGGCAGTGAGGCGGTTTGTTTGGGAAGCCAACCGAGGCAACCCAGTTGGTGAAGATGCCACTCTCACTTTTGGTGAGGACGGAAACCTTATCTTGGCCGATGCTGATGGCAGGGTTGCTTGGCAAACCAACACTGCCGACAAAGGTGTTGTAGGGTTGCAAATGCTACCGAATGGTAACATGGTGCTTCATGACTCTAAGGGCAATTTCATCTGGCAAAGTTTTGATTATCCCACTGATACTCTTTTGGTGGGTCAATCTCTTCGTGTTGGAGCCGTAACCAGGCTTGTGAGTCGAGCCTCTGACAAAATGAACACAAACGGAGCCTATAGTCTGGTATTAGAACCCAAAAGAATAGCCATGTACTATAAGAGTCCAAACTCTCCCAAGCCATACGTCTACTACACATCTGATTTGTTTAGTATACAGAAAGGGCGTCTACAATATGTGAGGCTAATCAATTCGGCTAATGACCTGAGTCTTCAGTTCTCTACCGGTGGTGGACCCTTGCTCTCTAAGCCCGATTTCAACAGCACGTTGTCATTTCTCCGGCTTGGGGTAGATGGCAATCTTAGAGTCTACAGTTTCAACAACCAGGAAACTTCAGCTTCTTGGGACGTGACTTTCACTCTTTTCTCCAAAGATGTAGGTGTTTGGGAAAGTGAGTGTCAATTACCAGAGAAATGTGGCAAGTTTGGGCTCTGTGAGGACAGCCAATGCGTTGGTTGCCCGTTACCAAATGGGCTCGGGAACTGGACCGAGAGCTGTGAACCTGTGAAGGTGACTGTATGTAACAAGAACTTCCATTACTATAAACTAGAAGGGGTTGATCATTCCATGAGCAAGTATGGAAAAGGAAATGGACCCTTGAAGGAGAACGATTGTGAGAAGGAATGTTCCAGTGACTGCAAGTGTTCAGGTTACTTTTACAACACAAAGACATCTATGTGTTGGATTGCTTATGATCTGCAAACTCTGACGAGGGTTGCAAATTCTACACATGTGGGTTACATAAAAGTGCCGAATCACCAGTGAAGCTGGCCTGCTTGTTTTCACCAAGGCATGTAGTAGAATACTGAGATCGTTTACTTGGCGAGGCTAGTTTATCGCTTGCTGACATTTCTGGAGCAGTGTTTGCTCGCAAGTGCCTGATCTCTCTGCTTACTGTTTCCTTCTGTAGCAAAATAAAAGtggtaataaaaaacatttgagcatttcaatttctttcttttcctttttaaattaatggGAGGATTCCATTAATTTCAGCCCTAGATGTATTCAGGGCCGATTACACTAAATATATTGTAAAAATAGATTCTCGctttgttataaaatattattattttggttctatcaaataaaaaatattattgttattttcttatggCGAAACttaagattttaaatatattgtgcACTGgtatattagataataatataaattatatattaaaattttattcaattatttaagtttttgggtTAAATTTGTTCTTTGACATAGTATTAGAATCTTAATGATCaagcttttaggttgaattggtttgaatctcatcattcttattttcttatttgtttgataaaaaataattaaacacaaggtaatgtagacctatgcaagtttcaaatcTAAAAAGCTTTTTCTAAAGAAAGATATATTTCAGGTAggactatattttaaaataaatcatattttaagtcTCACTTAATCGCTTAAGTTTTTGGGTTAAATTGATTCTTTGACACGATATAACAGTATATGTTTCAGGTATAActgtattttaatttcaaatgtaAGGGATGTAGAcatcatcattgttttttttttaattattatataaatacgataattttaaaaatatattaactaataaataaatgaatgaatgaattcTAATTAAAGACTAaagtaaaaaagttaattttactAACAATGAGTATTTTATCTCAActgtcatttttaatttataaatttctttttatctatcttaaaaaattactatGAGTACTaagtatatattattataatttacccTATCTTTCATTTCCCATTACAACTTGTGTTTTATAACACCACCCCTGATGCATACACTCAAGCTCCGCATTATTGAAATTCCCTATATAGAGATTCAGAGTTAATTTATAGTTTTCCAAgttagctctctctctctctctctctctctctctctctctatatatatatatatatatatatatatatatatatatatatatatatatatatattttattttattttatttttccttactaatttttttaaaaatagaaaaaccaaaattttttttttttttcatattgaaaacATGGTATAGAGCTTGGTTGATGAAATCCTTGAACCCTAAGTCATGAAGTTCTTCTTGATAGTTAGCGTAGTATGGTCACCAACATCAAATTATTAGTACTAAGAACTTTCAACATAATTTTTACTTATGCTAGAATTAAGAATATCAATCTTATTCAGTAAATATTGCAATGCAAGTGATACTTAGACGAACCTCATCAAGGCACCTTCCATGAACATCTTCTAAGATTTATGTTAGGTTTAATGGGCTAAACATAAGCTCATAAATCATTCATTAACTTGACTTGATCAACAACTAGTCACGAGTTGTGATCAAGAATGCTTAGAATTGTCAATTCACTAAGGATAAGAACTGAGAGTGGTAAAAAATTACCAAACTATATAATGGTTATGTTTAAACCAACAACCAGGGCTTAACTCATTGTAGTAAACCCATTATCATCTTATATATAGACCACTGATAGactataaacaataaatttttaggaATCAAAGAcaagcattttatttttataactctTGTCATTTTCTTTGTATCCATATTGGTTTTTATGAGTCATGTTAAGCCTTTAAAAGACAGATCTGAGTACAAGAAGTATTGATCTTATATGACAAGCAAGTTTAGAactaaattgttaatatattcTAAATGCTCATAAGAAGATGACTTATCATGGAAGGACACGTAtgtaaaatctaattataacaactttttatttatgaatttgcaGTAGAGGATTTCCTCAACATTATTAAGATCTTGCAACCACCCTTAAGTATCTTCTGACAACTTGTTATTTACATCCATCTCTTGAACCTTCAACATTGTTCGagttatttcattttataaaatttctttgcatttgtctttaaaaaaatcaataaccaaaATGAAGACTAAAATCTTAAGAAATCTTGATGAAAATGAAGTGAGTGAATGATTGCTTTTAGTTAATTTAGcaaagaaataaatcaaaacccAGGACTTGGATAGCAGAgcccaaggttgttaaaatcacattttgactcataaaattgtactcgtaaaatcatacgattttacgagtcgaAACATGTTTTGCATGctaaattgtttgaaaaaatcaaaaatgggTAAAATCAGGTGAAATCATGATTTCAAAACCGATTTCGCTATTTCACCAAAACACATGCACTGAAGAAAAATGTTCCCCCACGCTCCAGTTGTCCGGCGCCTATTGGCTGTGCAAATGCACAGTCACGCGGCGTGACAAAGTCTTCACTCCAGTGAGTCATCGCGCggaacaaatctcttccttttcaCCGAA
This genomic interval from Populus alba chromosome 1, ASM523922v2, whole genome shotgun sequence contains the following:
- the LOC118043395 gene encoding epidermis-specific secreted glycoprotein EP1, with translation MQSSTSMERSLLFSLFLLFSVSIVAQSTVPSNSTFKKVNTGEWAEAISEYRSDFRALDISTSVFQVCFYNTTPNAFTLAIRMGTRRSPAVRRFVWEANRGNPVGEDATLTFGEDGNLILADADGRVAWQTNTADKGVVGLQMLPNGNMVLHDSKGNFIWQSFDYPTDTLLVGQSLRVGAVTRLVSRASDKMNTNGAYSLVLEPKRIAMYYKSPNSPKPYVYYTSDLFSIQKGRLQYVRLINSANDLSLQFSTGGGPLLSKPDFNSTLSFLRLGVDGNLRVYSFNNQETSASWDVTFTLFSKDVGVWESECQLPEKCGKFGLCEDSQCVGCPLPNGLGNWTESCEPVKVTVCNKNFHYYKLEGVDHSMSKYGKGNGPLKENDCEKECSSDCKCSGYFYNTKTSMCWIAYDLQTLTRVANSTHVGYIKVPNHQ